The genomic DNA CAAAAATATCGGttattctaattttatatatgtattgtcaatttgtcatcatcttcatctacaATAGTATATGAACTTTATCATCAAAGTACGATCACAGCTCTATATAATACTCTAGCTTTAATAAACTGGCttttaactctcttttattttattttctttcatttgtttctataGTAGTAAAGTAGCATATTTAACTGCTGTGTGCTTCTAGTCCGCAACAATTGTCATTCATGCATGAAATCGAATTCAATTGTATACGGTCGGTTCTTTTTCCCATACTTAGACCACCGATTCATCTTCACCAACCACGAAGATCCAACGGTTAGAGATGGGACTATAATATGGGTGTTGATTTGTTGAATTCAGAAAAGTgagtgtaaaaatatatttttttgttaacttttttgaTAGACCGTAAAGTaaacactatttatatatttccataaacaGCAAAGAAGTTTCCAAAAGGAGACGAAGATAGTAACGGCGTTGGGAAGCTGTGACGGCGATTCCAAACGTCGGCGATTGAATCTTCGGCTTCGCTTGGTCAAGAGACGGCAATGGAGACTGTCACCGTTAAAGGTGGCGAGATCGGAAGCGGAGGAGGCTCGTCTGACGACGACGTCGTTTCACCAACCAAAGAAGAGGCTGATGCCGTTAACTTAACCGACTCCTCGTCGTCAGTTAGTTTTTCAAAATTGCACGAGATAGGTGTAATAACGCCGTTTCTGAGAAAGACGTTTGAGATCGTCGATGACAAAGTAACAGACCCGGTTGTATCATGGAACCCGACCCGTAAAAGCTTCATCATCTGGGATTCTTACGAGTTCTCTGAGAATCTCCTTCCCAAATACTTCAAACACAAGAACTTCTCAAGTTTCGTCCGTCAGCTCAACACCTACGTAAGGATAAAACgagtttttattggtttttactttttagctATGTTTCTTGTGTCGCAAGCTTTGTAACTTAAAGCTAGGGTTTTGTAGGGGTTTAAGAAGGTAGATTCAGATAGGTGGGAGTTTGCTAACGAAGGTTTTCAAGGAGGTAAGAAACATTTGCTGAAGAACAtcaagaggaggagaagcaaaAGTAATTGTAACAAGGAAGCGAGCACCACGGGGTTGAAGaagacagagacagaggctgAGTTACTGAAGGAGGATCAGAACTGTCCAATAAGATTGGAGGTGTTGAAGTTGAAACAACAACAGGAAGAGTCTCAAGATCAAATGGTCACTGTGCAAGAGAAGATACACGGAGTCGAAACAGAACAAAGACATATGCTAAGCTTCTTTGCAAAGTTGGCCAAAGATCAAAGATTTGTTGAAAGGCTGgtgaggaagaggaaaatgaaacAACAGAGAGAGCTCGAAGCAACTGAATTCgtgaagaagttgaagttgCTTCACGATcaagaaactcaaaaaaactTGGTGGATGTGGAAAGTCAGCTGATAATTAGAGAATTTATGGCCATGGCTGCAACAACACAACCAGATCATGAGTCTGACATTTCCATGAACAATAATCAAAGTGGGAGTACGAGATGCCAGCTTAATACAGAGGACATACTTGTTGACGTTGGTTCAATGGGTGAAAAGAAGATTGATGTAGATGTAAATTGGAGAAtcgagtaaaacaaaaaaaaaaaaatataaaagaactTGTACAGAGTTGTCTGGATTATACTGTTAGCTCTTGTAAAAAGTGTAGCTCTTTATTCCGCTAACACTTGACTGCGTTTTGAATAATGGTTGATTTTATAGTGTGTATAGCCTTttagtttacaactttttaCATGGTAGGctggttcttttatttataggttATTATGATCTACAAGGTTTTGAATAGAAAAGTTCACATATCACACTCTAGTCTTTATGTAGTAGAAGCAAAAGTAAATTAAGTTCGGGCAACACAATAAAGAGGAAAAAAGGGAACCTGTCAGACCACCGTGTGACCACCCCGGCAAGGTAGAACCGAGCCGAGTAACGATCCTCTACAGCATCAGATGCGTAGCCATGAGAGATATGCTGGGATAGATGGAAATCAGATGTCCAAGGTAAGTAAAATTAGATACTTTCaagttttgttatataatataaggaCATTCCCATCGCACATACTCGATGGAgaatgtgaagaaaaaaaaaaataaaaaaatgagaaaaaggtGAAGAGATGAAAAATAAATGTCTCTGCGAGAGTTATTAAAATACTGAATCTACAACTGTCATAAACTgagtaaacaataaaaaaataaatcattaaatttaattcttttgtCACTCAGATGGTTGTATAACCGATGTAATTGCTCTAACAATTGCAAAGCGACAAAAGAGTAGACACTGAAAAATGTCAAATCGGAGTGTGCTTTTAAAAGATCAATTTCCTCGAAAGTATATATTTAAGCATGTTTGAAGATATACATCCGCTAGTTTGATTTGGCAGGTGACAGCGTTAGATCAATTgttcaacaaaaacaatgagGGTATATCTTCTTAGTAGTTTCCATTCTTTTTATTGAACAAATTGATCTAACGCTGAACAATTGATCTCTTAGCAGTTTCCATTCGAATAGGCTACCTGAAAAGGAATACCCATATCTATATCCATCAACTAAATAGttaataattgacagtataatttatttaattatagtaattaattgtataattttcttaattcttttttttatagaattagtaatttaaaattagaattagtattattttttatacatatatgaactatctttttatgtttattaaattgtttaaatttttaatttttaataatttataaatatgttaaaacaaaatttttgtataacacatgacaaaatctttaattgttaaaaattgATACGTGTCGCGAtcacatgagttactaactttgaaaaccaaggtttataaaataacataatattgaatacgctatcaaattattcaccaattgaAACTTAAGAATATtacatgaattttttattttgattatcttatttccttatattatgttaatcactaattttaacacattaaacattttatactttaatcacttttctgtataaatttctttttactatatgattataagaaataatttatgcaattaaatttcaaatattttctttattaattgcatatattttcctactgaaattagtaatttaatatataattttcttttaaaattagtgatataatagattacttttggttttatatacttttcaaaaatattaatagtaaTCCATTtacttttagaattttttaattttcctataattattaaataaaaattcttttcacagatatcaaaatattatggATATACTTTGATACatgtcgcgattatatgaattaataactttgaaaactaaggtttatataataagatgcttttgttttttgtgggAAGCTAAAATTAATACagagcaaaataaaataaaaaggttgcTTCCGCGTAATCACGGAAACATGGAAGATTAGATATACTAATGTCCTATCATAAAGAGTCTATACCTACTTGTCAGATAATTATATTGCAAATTTTGTTGTAGAGTCTACCTATTCGTGAGATAATTATATTGCAAATTTTGTTGCAGAGTCTACCTTCTCATTGCAAAATAATTCCCTTTTACATTGCATATTTTGTCAATAAAGAGGAAAATTAATTGGTTGAGTTATTTTTGGGACCACAAAGAGGATGATAGCTTGAGTTACTTTTTTCACCACAAAGAGGAGAAGCCTATGAAATTATTTGTATTTCTGGTCTATGAAAATTAACACATGTAAATACAAGTACATGTGGTTTTTATTTCTACGTAGTTACAAATACAAGATCTGGAGAGTTATActcacttttaaaaattattagctAATCATATTGCTCATTTGGTTGAAAGTGCCATACGCATAATTTTTCAAGTTAAGTTATATAAGAAAATGCGTTTATTTTTGTGGGAAGCTAAAATTAATAATAcagagcaaaaataaaataaaaaggttgcTTCCGCGTAATCACGCAAACGCGGAAAATTAGATCTACTAATGTCCTATCATAAAGAGTCTATACCTACTCGTCAGATAATTACATTGCAAATTTTGTTGCAAAGTCTACCTTCTCATTACAAAATAATTCCCTTTTACATTGCAAATTTTGTCAATAAAGAGTCTGTAAAGAGGAAGATTAATTGGTTGAGTTACTTTTGGAACCACAAAGAGGATGATGGTTTGAGTTACTTTTTTCACCACAAAGAGGAGAAGCCTGTGAAATTATTTGTATTTCTGGTCTATGAAAATTAACACATGTAAATACAATCACCTGTGGTTTTTTTTCTACGTAGCTACAAATACAGGATATGGAGAGTTAtattcacttttaaaaattattagctAATCATATTGCTCATTTGGTGGAAAGTGCCATATGCATAAATTTTCAAGTTAAGTTATATAAGAAAATGCGTTTATTGTTGTGGGAAGCTAAAATTAATAATACagagcaaaaaataaaataaaaatgttgctTCCGCAAGATTAGATCTACTAATGTCCTATCATAAAGAGTCTATACCTACTCGTCAGATAATTACGTTGCAAATTTTTTGTAGAATCTACCTACTCGTCAGATAATTACATTGCAAATTTTGTTGCAGAGTCTACATTCTCATTGCAAAATAATTCCCTTTTACATTGCAAATTTTGTCAATAAAGAGTCTGTAAAGAGGAAGATTAATTGGTTAGGACCACAAAGAGGAAGATGGGTTGTGTTACTTTTTTTACCATAAAGAGGAGGAGCCTGTGAAATTATCTGCATTTCTGGTCTATGAAAATTAACACATGTAAATACAAGTACCTGTGGCTTTTATTTCTACGTAGCTACAAATACAGGATCTAGATAGTTATActcacttttaaaaattattagcaAATCATATTACTCATTTGGTTGAATATAATTCGTTATGTCACAAATGGACATTGGCAAAATTCCCAGTTTTTGCAATGATATTGTTGTTAATTTTGTGGTTCAAAGTCCAAACAACCCAATTTTGCGGTATATAAATGAATCAACGAAGGTTGGCTCGTTTACTCTTTCGTATCTCcggtgttttttattttgtaatttttgataaattttcgTTAAAGTTCTGATCTTTTTCCATATTTATTCAGCTGGTTGTATCGGATCAAGCCATCGGTTACACATGAACCGTTCAAGCCACGTGTACCCGCTCATAAGAAGCTTGTGAGTGAGTTTGATTCATCGAACAGTCGTACGAATCCTACTCAGCTTAGGTGGAGACAGCCCCGTCTCAACAATTTTTTGGTCCTTAGGcctataattttatttagactcttaacaacataaatttttttttttttccatttttttggacCCCATTTGCTTAaggttttttgaaaaaaaaaaattgtcccaTGGCCACCGCCCCTCTCGCCATGGGTATGAGCCGGGCCTGGGTGGAGAGCTGAGGATATTCCTGAATCCGCTACTGATTTCGTTGATGGGTTATATACTATTTGTGGAGCTGGAAGCTTGTTTCTTCGCTATGGATTCGCTATTCACGTGTAatattctccttttttttggaatctctggttcattttgtttgataaagtAATATCTcgtattcattttttatatttatgttaaaagaaaaatttagttatgtttttgaCCCCAGTAAAAATTTCCTAGGTTCGCCATTGAACATAACCATTCATTAGCCCAGTACTAACCAGAGACTCTTTCCATTTGACCCTCCAAATGGATGCGAGAGGAACAGCCAAATCATCTGGACTACGACCAGGGACAAACGAGATAGCTACACATGCTGCGGACATCGTTATAAAGCTCACACTCTCTAGCTATTTCCCGAATCCAGTGAGCAAAATCGAAGAAGATCCGGTTTACCTATAGAAACCGCTTCTTCGACCTGATTCCGTGTCCGATCCATAGCCGATGCGAGAAAACTCCCTGAAGAGATCGGTATATCCCAGGTTTTCTAAGCGCCAGCAGGGAGGCCATCTACGGATGGGATGGTAAGAGTGTGAAAGACAATGCAGTCTGAGATTGAGAGGTTCAAGCTGCTTTAGAGCTTTCTTGGGGAGCAAGAAAGGGATTTTGTGCCGTGTCTCAGCTAATTTGTTAGCCAGATGGAAAAATGCAGTCATGTGACCAAACCCGAACCATGGGAGCATAAAAGCATGAAACTTTGACCCCATTTATGTTGACGTTccttagttttttcttcttatcttgtTCTTGTGGTTCTTGTGCTTCTGGTTATGAGGATTTTGTTACAGATGAGAGATGATCTGAAGTTTAGGAATTAGGAGAGTACTGGTATGAATTGAATGATTCAAGTTTGTTACGAATATGTTTATCTTTAGGTTTGATTAATAATCTATTTAAGTTgtttataatctatatatagttTCCTTTTCGTATTTAATTTACGGAAATTATTCCCTAATATATGTTATAGTTAAAAAAAGGTTACCagcaaataaattaaaataccaTTATTTAGCTTCCGGAAACTAAATATATTCCCTAATCTTATGAAAATTGCAAAGATGTGACACTCAAGATAGTTAAAGCTGACctctatcatatttataaattctataattACCATGTGTTGTGTGAAAAGCATACAGATTAGGGTTATTAATGATAGAACGACACAAGTTCAatcaaacccaaaccaaatccattttttttcatttttttttacgtttcacaaaacatacaaataatgaaATCAATTCATGACTTCACAAGTTCAATCAAACTCTGTTCAAACTTATCGATATAACCATCAGCAAAACCAGACTCAGCCAAAACACATCTCCACTTGTCATGATTCTTTCTCACTTTCTCACCGACCTCACTACCTTCCTCCATCACACTCTTCACAGCATTCTCCAAGCTCCCCCGCGAGAACCACCCATTCTCTTCCCTCTCCACCTCAACCGCCACCTCCATCTCCTCCGTCATCAGCCTCGCGTTCAATATCTGTTCTCCGTGCTGCGGAACCAAAACAATCTGACAATCACTCATCAAAGACTCCCACATCGACCCAAACCCGCAGTGGCTAACAAAACATCCCACTGAAGGATGGTCGAACACCAACGGTTGCTGAATCCAACCTCCGAACACAATGCCACGTCCCACGTCCTTGAACCCTCTCCTCGAATCCTTCCGGTAACGCTTCCTCAACGGTTGATACACCCGTAGGAGGCTTAATTGCAATCAGAAACGGTAAACCGGTTGATTCTAGCCCTAAACAGAGTTCTTGTCTACAACGGGTTGGCTACCGAAAGCGCAGAACACAACCGAACCGGTTTTGAATTTCGCTAGCCACTCTGCCCACCGAGACTCTAGAGAGGGCTGATTAGGTTTGGATCCAGAGGGAGTACCGGTCCGGCCAGGTAAACCGGTTTGCTGTATTGGCTACTGATGTAATCGCAGAATTTGCCTTCCGTCTCACGACAAGTCCTTATAGCTATCGCGTCGCAGTTTCTCATCGTGGTAACTTTCACGTCAAAGAAACAAGCAGTCCTCTCACGCTTCCTCCACATGAATTTTAGGGATTTTGCTTCATGCGGACGCAAGACGACTTTCGAAGATGGGTAACCTAGAGGTATCTTAGCTAACTCGCCCCCTGACAGTTCCTTCCCGTCAATGACTTCACGCTCAGCGGCAGGGACAAGAGACAGCGCGATTGCCGCAGCACTCACAATGTTGAAGCAAACGGTTTTGCACCCAATGGGCAGTATCGAAGAAAACCAAGTCAGGCTTGATTGTATGGAAAATGGTCTCGACCTCTGGCCGGGTTTGGTTCATTGCAACTGTAAGCAAATAAGTCAAGAAGTAGGGGACGTCGGAGTTGGTTTCTGCACCGGGAGGGAGCCCTTTGACCTGAGGGATGGAGATGGTGTGGAAAGTGATGAGATTCGGGTACAGATTAAGAGGTTCGAGCTGGGTTAGTGCTTTCTTCGGAAGCAAGAAAACAATCTTGTGACCTTTCTCTGCGAGCTTGTTGGAGAGGTGGAGAAAAGGAGTCATATGACCAAAGGCTAGCCATGGATACATCACAATGCTCATGCTTGACGAACCATTTGATCCAAAATCACCCATATTCTTCTTTGGGTTCTGTCTTGTACTATTCTTTAATTACCGGAAATATTGTTTGAtagtcttttttcttcttttgtttgatttctgAGATGTGTCTTTTGGAAGTATAAAAAGGCAGAAACCCGTTAAATGGATTGGTGAGTGTGGCTCGTGGTGAATAGTGTGTCGCTATTTGGGGAACCAAATGACCGAGCAAGTGTAACCTCCCGTGTACGTGCAACTGTGCAACACGTGATGGTATCGTAACATGCATCAACGGAGTTATATTTTGAAGAATTAATacatatacaataaattatatatttattataataaagaaatataggaataaaataaaagagaaaatcattatattattttggattATACGactacacaaattaaaaaaataaattgaacatcttataacgtataatattaaaaaagattttgtcaaccattagactataactggccggcccattagccaaattcttaCATTTGTAGgaagcgggactcgatccctggtgtgataaTGCCTTCTACAAAtagacttacctcctgccactacATTAAAATCACTttacatataatattaaattataaaatataaatataaataagataatatatatcatataaagttaattaaaaaaatacactaaaaatattaaagagaaaatcaCACATGTTGCAATCAGAGCCGGCCATGACTACAAGCAAGCCAAGCACCAGCTTGCGGCCGCTCAGCTCTATATAATGTTAAACGGCCGGAATTATTTAAGAAGTGTCTTTAGTTTTACTGGTAAGTGTATGTTTGCCTTGAGGTTATGGGTTCGATTCCTCTAAAGACTTTTTCAGTTTCAACAATTGTTTTTTGGCTTGTGGCCACCAAATCTCTAGCGCCGGTTCTGGTTGCAATAAAGAGTGCCAAATGACAACTTCTTAGAGTTTGTCAAAAGAAAACCTTACTAAAATGTCAAGATATTTCAAAAAGAACATTATTAAAAtatcaagatattttttttggatattttttttatgtataaaatttgaGAGGAATGAGTGCCTCTTGTCAGTTTTTTAAAGTATGAGATTAAGAAAATgttactttatttaaaaaaaataatgaaatacaCTAAGAAAATGTTAGTTGAATAAAAAGAACCAtagaatttacaaaattatgtgagGTTTGAGATATGAGGGTTATTGAGATGTGTGCCTTAAAAATTGGAGTTAGAAGCCTATATAGATTCATTATTTAATTGGGTAGTTAATGCACTGATTcttatatcaatttatatttgtaaggAGTTACATAAGCTATATGAGAGTtataaaatgtaataaatacatattaatatattttaatatttattatgtttctaatttttgtttgtcatttattacaatattaataatactatgGAAGATACAAAAGTGTCAACATATAACATAAGtaaataatttcaataaaatgaaatttagtaCCTTAAAGatgtatatgattattaatatgagagttacaacATATGTGATAGAATCtgaaatttagtaaaatatCTGAGAAGGttcaccaaaaatacatttattagttacattaagtataattttttagttaatataactataaatatatgatggGAATTTCAAAGTAATCAAATTAATACgagagttacaaaatatgcgatagaatatgaaatttaataaaatatgtgagaagGTTCATAAatacttacatttttttttcaaatataaattgttaatgTAACTAATAATATCTGATAGGAATTTCAAgcaaaacatattatatatctattataataaagaaataaaggaaaaaaaataaaagagaaaattattattttagacaatatgctacacaaattaaagaataagTTGAACATCTTGtaatgtataatatcaaattatattttgttgtaaatacaaatataaataaaataatatatggcatataaagttaattgaaaaaatatactaaaaatattaaagagaaaatgacacatgttgCAAGAAGAGCATGTCAAATGGCAACTtcttatagaaaaagaaaattcatattTTGGACAATATactacacaaattaaaaaaaaaaattaaacattttataatgtaaaatatcaaattatattttgtcttaaatataaatataaataagataatgtatGTCACATAaagttaattgaaaaaatacactaaaaatattaaagaggaAATAATACATGTTGCAAGAAGAGAATGCCAAATAACAACTTTTTAGAGCTTGTCAAAAGAGAatattactttattatataagactaGAGAGAAACTTAGAGAAATAGTATGATTTATCACTATATGCTTCTCTTGTACATATCTTCTATTTATAGTGGAAGGAGACAAAGACAAGTATAAAGAGGTTGTTAACAAGTGCTGAACAAGTGTTACATGCATTTTATTTAGGGAGACTATTGTTGTGATGGATTGAATGAGGAGGGACACTTGTTATAACACATGTAAACTTTTTATCTCTGTTTTACAAAAtggaaaattataaatcaataattgGCACAAaattttcttccattttcttccatctcctaataaatgttgattggatgataaaattaaaaaagttttttttttcatatgctCTTCCAATTAAAACAGAACTGTCCACATATAGCATGAAAAATCATCTATGATCACGAAGATATACCTTTTCTGAGCCATTGTTGACGGTGTGATTGGTCCACAGAGATCACCGTGTATGAGCTCCAATGCCTGTTTGGCTCTAAACACGGTTGCCTTTGGGAACGGATCCCTTGTTTGTTTACCGAGCAAGCAAGACATGCAGGTTTGTCTTTCGACTTTGATATTTGGTATGCCTGTGACCAAATCTTTGCTTATCATTAACCTCATTGTGTCTGTGTTGACGTGACCCAGTCGTGCATGCCAAGTACTCGAAGGTGAGCTTGTAGAGACCAAGTGAAGACATTCGACCCTCTCGACTTCCATTACCACCTTGTAAAGTCTATTTTTCGACCTTGATGTTCTCACAATCAGCCTTCCTGCTCGATCATACAACATCAACTTGTCTTCTAGCACTCGTACCTCACAACCTGCCTCAGTAGCTTGTCCTAGACTCACTATGTTGCTCTTCAAGTCTGGTATGTAGTAGATGTTGTGTAGAGCTTTCTTCTCACCATTCTCAAGCAAGAACCTTATAGATCCTTTTCCCTTTATGTCAACCCGAGAATCATCTCCAAAACGA from Camelina sativa cultivar DH55 chromosome 2, Cs, whole genome shotgun sequence includes the following:
- the LOC104753860 gene encoding heat stress transcription factor A-9-like; amino-acid sequence: METVTVKGGEIGSGGGSSDDDVVSPTKEEADAVNLTDSSSSVSFSKLHEIGVITPFLRKTFEIVDDKVTDPVVSWNPTRKSFIIWDSYEFSENLLPKYFKHKNFSSFVRQLNTYGFKKVDSDRWEFANEGFQGGKKHLLKNIKRRRSKSNCNKEASTTGLKKTETEAELLKEDQNCPIRLEVLKLKQQQEESQDQMVTVQEKIHGVETEQRHMLSFFAKLAKDQRFVERLVRKRKMKQQRELEATEFVKKLKLLHDQETQKNLVDVESQLIIREFMAMAATTQPDHESDISMNNNQSGSTRCQLNTEDILVDVGSMGEKKIDVDVNWRIE